From Schaalia sp. ZJ405, one genomic window encodes:
- a CDS encoding ISL3 family transposase, which translates to MSVKDVRVLGYFRDGPVQAIVIEQSLSGVVCPACGGPARVKDRPRVMLVDLPVYGRPMRLVWRKHRFTCPDLSCEQMSWTSTDRRIASSRCRMTTRAGKWATEQVGKGRTVSEVARELGCDWHTVNDTVMFYGSALLEADRKRVNVTGAVGLDETSFVRLAHRRTQYVTTVCDVEHHQIIDIVPSRTYVDVATYLHAQPQAWKDHIRYATLDMSPTYRAVYTVVLPKATQIADHFHVIMLANRALDEVRRRVQQETLSHRGRKHDPLYQIRKTLTRAQETLNQDTSERLAHLLALGDPNGEVAIAYRIKEQLRVFYRLNNSDQAYRELDTLIDTCQARPMPPEIKRLGRTLNQWRSQIMAYHKAHLTNSITETMNNLIKRTKRIGYGFTNFTNYRIRVLLYAGKPNWRILNTIYP; encoded by the coding sequence GTGAGTGTGAAAGATGTCCGGGTGCTGGGGTATTTCCGTGATGGCCCGGTCCAGGCCATTGTTATTGAACAATCATTGTCTGGGGTGGTGTGCCCGGCCTGTGGTGGACCAGCCCGGGTCAAAGACCGTCCCCGCGTGATGCTGGTTGATCTGCCGGTCTATGGCAGGCCGATGCGTCTTGTCTGGCGTAAACACCGTTTCACATGCCCGGACTTATCATGTGAACAGATGTCGTGGACAAGCACGGACAGGCGTATTGCTTCTTCTCGTTGCCGGATGACGACTCGGGCTGGGAAATGGGCGACTGAGCAGGTAGGCAAAGGTCGTACTGTCAGCGAGGTCGCACGTGAACTCGGCTGTGATTGGCACACGGTCAATGACACGGTCATGTTCTATGGTTCAGCCCTGTTGGAAGCTGACCGTAAGCGCGTGAACGTCACCGGGGCGGTCGGTCTTGATGAGACGAGTTTCGTGCGGCTGGCCCATCGCCGCACACAGTACGTGACCACGGTCTGTGATGTGGAACATCACCAGATCATTGACATTGTCCCCTCGCGTACCTATGTTGATGTCGCCACATATCTGCACGCCCAACCACAAGCATGGAAAGACCATATCCGTTACGCAACTCTTGATATGAGCCCGACCTATCGGGCCGTCTATACCGTGGTCTTACCCAAAGCAACCCAAATCGCTGACCACTTCCACGTGATCATGCTCGCGAACCGGGCTCTAGACGAGGTACGCCGACGAGTTCAACAAGAAACACTCTCACACCGCGGACGTAAACACGATCCCCTGTACCAAATCCGTAAAACCCTGACTCGAGCGCAAGAAACCCTCAACCAGGACACCAGTGAAAGACTGGCACACCTATTAGCCCTGGGAGACCCGAACGGGGAAGTCGCTATCGCCTACCGGATCAAGGAACAACTACGTGTTTTCTACCGTCTCAACAACAGCGACCAGGCTTACCGCGAACTCGACACACTGATCGACACCTGTCAAGCCAGACCCATGCCACCCGAAATCAAAAGACTTGGACGCACACTCAATCAGTGGAGATCCCAGATCATGGCCTACCACAAAGCACACCTGACAAACTCGATCACCGAGACCATGAACAACCTCATCAAACGCACCAAACGAATCGGCTACGGCTTCACCAACTTCACCAACTACCGCATCCGCGTCCTGCTCTACGCCGGCAAACCCAACTGGAGAATCCTCAACACTATCTACCCCTAA
- a CDS encoding NUDIX domain-containing protein, producing the protein MTPRPVIAAAIVDSLAAPTHLLCAARAYPEELRGKYELPGGKIEDGETPENALRREIREELSIDLTLGDEVLTNSGEWWPLMNGRLMGVRLAEIAFTTSAPHPHRDSVIKSHGPRTAHEKTLPTHHVHSPSPSDPRSPSHALAGHQVPRLGDSHIELRWVPLESADTLNWIDADFDIIRQIQEICRARPRQ; encoded by the coding sequence GTGACTCCCCGACCCGTCATCGCCGCAGCCATCGTTGACAGCCTCGCCGCACCCACTCATCTTCTGTGTGCCGCCCGCGCATACCCCGAGGAACTCCGCGGAAAATACGAACTACCCGGCGGCAAGATTGAAGACGGCGAAACCCCCGAAAATGCGCTGCGTCGCGAAATCCGCGAAGAACTCTCTATTGACCTCACTCTCGGTGATGAGGTGCTCACCAACAGCGGCGAATGGTGGCCGCTCATGAATGGTCGCCTCATGGGTGTGCGACTTGCCGAGATCGCGTTCACCACATCGGCCCCTCATCCGCATCGCGATTCCGTCATCAAATCCCACGGTCCTCGTACAGCGCACGAGAAAACTCTCCCCACTCACCACGTTCACTCACCCTCTCCATCCGACCCACGATCCCCGTCACACGCCCTCGCCGGACACCAGGTTCCGCGCCTGGGTGACTCACACATTGAACTGCGCTGGGTTCCCCTCGAATCCGCCGATACTCTCAATTGGATCGATGCGGATTTCGATATTATTCGACAGATTCAGGAAATCTGCCGCGCTCGTCCTCGTCAATAA
- a CDS encoding TetR/AcrR family transcriptional regulator translates to MPKIIGDNLADHRQMTRRLLFDALGDLLATTPFDAITMSQIANLAGVGRTSVYNHFPDKEILLLAYMREVTAEFTEMLTEALDNEPDALEQMRLYLRAYLELTAKYHVTSGMNLHREISAENASHLADHASIVGRVLLDILTKLIVNGLIPRQNPHTLVTLIHSTLSGQRLPIEPRARDEHIANVQAFILRGIGVAPELVTPASPGDTDEPVASDDTGSPSAFLRCPVHA, encoded by the coding sequence ATGCCGAAAATCATTGGAGATAACCTCGCCGACCATCGACAGATGACGCGCCGACTACTTTTCGATGCGCTGGGTGACTTGCTCGCAACGACGCCGTTCGATGCCATCACCATGTCACAGATCGCGAACCTTGCCGGAGTTGGCCGCACCTCCGTGTATAACCACTTCCCCGACAAAGAAATCCTCCTGCTGGCCTACATGCGCGAAGTCACCGCCGAATTCACCGAGATGCTCACCGAAGCACTCGACAATGAACCCGACGCCCTCGAGCAGATGCGTCTCTACCTTCGTGCCTACCTGGAACTCACCGCGAAATACCACGTGACCTCGGGAATGAATCTCCACCGCGAGATCTCCGCCGAGAATGCCAGTCACCTCGCCGATCACGCATCAATCGTTGGGCGTGTCCTCCTGGACATCCTGACCAAACTCATCGTCAACGGCCTCATTCCCCGGCAAAACCCACACACGCTGGTCACGCTCATTCACTCAACCCTGTCCGGCCAACGCCTCCCCATAGAGCCGCGGGCCCGAGATGAACATATCGCCAACGTCCAGGCGTTCATCCTCCGAGGCATCGGAGTCGCACCCGAACTCGTCACCCCTGCCTCCCCCGGTGACACAGACGAGCCGGTGGCCTCCGATGACACCGGTTCACCTTCGGCGTTCCTGCGCTGCCCAGTACACGCCTGA
- the trxA gene encoding thioredoxin, with amino-acid sequence MSTIELTKDNFEKTVADNPIVLVDFWASWCGPCRQFGPIFEESSNTHDDIVFGKIDTDAEQELAMAAQISSIPTLMAFRDGIAVFRQSGALPSAALEDLIGQIKNLDMDDVRKQIAEHDAAQS; translated from the coding sequence ATGTCAACGATCGAGCTGACAAAGGACAATTTCGAAAAGACCGTCGCAGACAACCCGATCGTCCTCGTTGACTTCTGGGCCTCATGGTGCGGTCCATGCCGTCAATTCGGTCCAATTTTTGAGGAATCCTCAAACACTCACGACGACATCGTCTTCGGCAAGATCGACACCGACGCCGAACAGGAACTCGCAATGGCTGCGCAGATCTCATCGATCCCGACTCTCATGGCTTTCCGTGACGGCATCGCTGTGTTCCGCCAGTCCGGAGCACTGCCATCAGCTGCCCTTGAGGATCTCATCGGTCAGATCAAGAACCTCGACATGGATGATGTACGCAAGCAGATCGCCGAGCACGACGCTGCGCAAAGCTGA
- a CDS encoding aspartate-semialdehyde dehydrogenase yields MSGLNVAVVGATGQVGRVMRTLLDQRDFPVKTIRFFSSARSAGTTLEWKGRDITVEDVATADYSGIDIAVFSAGATASREYAPKFAAAGSVVVDNSSAWRKDPDVPLVVSEVNPEDVANRPKGIIANPNCTTMAAMPVLKPLVEVAGGLERLVVSSYQAVSGSGIAGVQELVTQTQAGLSQELTGLALDGRAVTLPEPQVYVAPIAFDVVPLAGSIVDDGSLETDEEQKLRNESRRILHIPDLRVSGTCVRVPVFTGHTLTIHAEFTGDITPEKAREVLAAASGVRVVDVPTPLEAAGRDEVLVGRIRQDQGVEGQRGLVLVVSGDNLRKGAALNAIQVAEVVAQELLGA; encoded by the coding sequence ATGAGCGGACTTAACGTTGCAGTTGTTGGAGCGACCGGACAGGTCGGGCGCGTCATGCGAACTCTTCTTGACCAGCGTGACTTCCCTGTGAAGACCATTCGTTTCTTCTCATCGGCACGGTCAGCAGGAACGACGCTTGAATGGAAGGGACGCGACATCACTGTTGAAGATGTTGCTACCGCCGACTACTCCGGAATCGACATCGCGGTGTTCTCTGCCGGGGCCACGGCCTCGCGCGAATATGCGCCGAAGTTCGCTGCCGCTGGATCCGTTGTTGTTGACAATTCATCGGCGTGGCGCAAGGATCCGGACGTGCCGCTTGTGGTCTCCGAGGTCAATCCCGAAGACGTCGCGAACCGCCCCAAAGGCATCATTGCGAACCCGAATTGCACGACGATGGCTGCCATGCCGGTGCTGAAGCCGCTTGTCGAGGTCGCCGGTGGGCTTGAGCGACTTGTGGTGTCCTCTTACCAGGCGGTCTCCGGATCGGGAATCGCGGGCGTTCAGGAACTGGTGACTCAGACGCAGGCAGGTCTTTCTCAGGAACTTACGGGTCTTGCCCTTGACGGACGTGCCGTCACCCTTCCTGAGCCGCAGGTCTACGTTGCTCCGATTGCTTTTGACGTTGTTCCCCTTGCAGGCTCAATCGTTGATGACGGTTCGTTGGAAACCGATGAGGAACAGAAGCTGCGCAACGAATCGCGTCGGATTCTCCACATCCCCGACCTTCGCGTGTCCGGCACATGCGTGCGAGTCCCCGTTTTTACCGGGCACACCTTGACCATTCACGCTGAGTTCACCGGTGATATCACGCCGGAAAAGGCACGCGAGGTGCTTGCCGCTGCTTCGGGCGTCCGCGTTGTTGATGTGCCGACGCCTTTGGAAGCTGCCGGTCGCGATGAGGTTCTTGTGGGCCGCATCCGTCAGGATCAGGGTGTCGAAGGACAGCGTGGCCTCGTTTTGGTTGTGTCGGGCGACAACCTGCGTAAGGGTGCGGCTCTGAATGCGATCCAGGTTGCCGAGGTCGTTGCCCAGGAGCTGCTCGGCGCGTAG
- a CDS encoding aspartate kinase, giving the protein MALIVQKYGGSSVADAAAMKRVAQRVVETHDAGHQVVVVVSAMGDTTDDLLDTAAEITSNAPEREMDILLSAGERISMALLSMAVNELGVPAQAYTGAQAGIRTDSHFGRAQIVGMVPERVARSIRGGQVAIVAGFQGVSKDEDVTTLGRGGSDTTAVALAAALHADVCEIYTDVDGLFSADPRIVPKAHRLRTITQEETLEMAAHGAKILHLRAVEFARRYGVPLHVRSSFSENNGTWISDAPAHPELEGMVPSAALAHNQEDTMEEPIISGIAHDRSQDKITVTGIPNSPGKAARVFSICAEIGANIDMIVQNIPTADPTRANITFTLPEGDAKKTLAALEAARDELNFQDLRYNPNIGKLSLVGAGMRTNPGVSAKLFSALSDAGINIDLISTSEIRISVVTKLDDLDRAVQAVHTAFGLDSTESEAVVYGGTGR; this is encoded by the coding sequence GTGGCGCTCATCGTTCAGAAGTATGGTGGCTCCTCCGTGGCCGATGCCGCGGCCATGAAGCGAGTTGCCCAACGCGTCGTCGAAACCCACGACGCGGGACATCAGGTTGTTGTTGTGGTTTCCGCGATGGGGGATACCACCGATGACCTGCTGGACACAGCCGCTGAAATCACGAGCAATGCTCCGGAACGTGAAATGGATATTCTCCTGTCGGCCGGTGAGCGCATCTCGATGGCACTGCTGTCGATGGCTGTGAATGAACTCGGAGTTCCCGCTCAGGCGTACACCGGTGCGCAGGCCGGTATTCGTACAGATTCACACTTCGGGCGTGCCCAAATTGTTGGCATGGTTCCCGAACGCGTTGCGCGGTCGATCCGCGGAGGTCAAGTCGCGATCGTTGCGGGCTTTCAGGGGGTCTCGAAAGACGAGGACGTGACAACGCTTGGACGTGGAGGATCAGACACAACCGCCGTTGCCCTGGCTGCGGCACTCCACGCGGATGTGTGCGAGATCTACACGGATGTTGACGGGCTCTTCTCAGCGGATCCGCGGATCGTTCCTAAGGCCCATAGGCTGCGGACGATCACGCAGGAGGAGACCCTTGAAATGGCGGCGCATGGAGCAAAAATTCTGCACTTGCGCGCCGTTGAATTCGCTCGTCGTTACGGCGTTCCTCTGCATGTGCGTTCATCGTTCTCGGAAAACAATGGAACATGGATTTCTGACGCGCCTGCACATCCGGAGCTTGAGGGAATGGTTCCCAGCGCCGCACTTGCCCACAACCAGGAGGACACTATGGAAGAACCGATTATTTCCGGTATCGCTCACGACCGTTCACAAGACAAGATCACGGTCACCGGCATTCCGAACTCCCCCGGTAAAGCTGCGCGCGTGTTCTCGATCTGCGCTGAGATCGGGGCGAACATCGACATGATTGTTCAGAACATCCCGACCGCCGATCCGACCCGTGCAAATATCACTTTCACGCTTCCCGAGGGCGATGCGAAGAAGACCCTTGCTGCCCTTGAGGCTGCGCGCGACGAATTGAATTTTCAGGATCTGCGCTATAACCCGAACATCGGCAAACTCTCCCTCGTTGGGGCGGGAATGCGCACGAACCCCGGTGTGTCGGCGAAGCTCTTCTCGGCTCTGTCCGATGCGGGGATCAACATTGATCTCATTTCGACCTCGGAAATCAGGATTTCCGTTGTGACGAAACTTGACGACCTTGATCGGGCTGTTCAGGCCGTTCACACCGCTTTTGGTCTGGATTCCACGGAATCTGAGGCCGTTGTTTACGGTGGTACTGGCCGCTAA
- the ptsP gene encoding phosphoenolpyruvate--protein phosphotransferase, translating to MTTTIYGTPVVQGAAFAPALWVRRPELPAETAPALALEAREPEVSRFLECANTVADNLLNRASHTNGQAAEVLTMTASMATDRAWTKDVSTRIRKGIPAVQAVMAATARFVVMFETAGGVMAERTTDLKDVRDRVIAHLQGTPEPGIPNATEPFILCADDLSPADTAELDPHLCQAIITQLGGPTSHTSIISRQLGIPCIVAVRRLGEIAEGSFVLVDGKDGSITADIDHDAARARVAEDRERAEKVARWTGPATTSDGVRVQLLANVQDAPTSINAAHSGLAEGVGLLRTELAFLNAAIEPSVDEQTVSYANAIEPWKGSKVVFRTLDAGSDKPVAYATLPEEPNPALGVRGIRTTGPHPNVLQNQLDAISIAAMAHPQTEVWIMAPMVSTIPEARWFVSLVRQRCEEFGVNLKAGIMIEVPAAAILIDQFVDIVDFVSLGTNDLTQYTMASDRLSPDLAEYADPWQPAPLALIRRVAEAGVRLGKPVGVCGEAAADPMLACVLVGMGVTSLSMASGAIAGVGAQIAEVSADQCRAAADAVVGAVDPGEARHRARLALGL from the coding sequence ATGACAACCACGATTTATGGAACACCCGTTGTTCAGGGAGCGGCCTTCGCGCCTGCTCTGTGGGTGCGCCGCCCCGAACTTCCCGCCGAAACCGCACCCGCACTTGCACTGGAAGCCCGCGAACCCGAGGTCTCCCGATTCCTTGAATGTGCAAACACTGTCGCTGACAACCTGCTCAACCGTGCGTCACACACAAACGGCCAAGCCGCCGAAGTCCTGACGATGACCGCATCAATGGCAACGGACCGCGCGTGGACAAAGGACGTCTCCACTCGCATTCGCAAAGGCATTCCCGCCGTTCAGGCCGTCATGGCCGCAACCGCCCGATTCGTTGTCATGTTCGAGACAGCCGGGGGCGTCATGGCCGAACGCACAACCGACCTCAAAGATGTGCGCGACCGCGTCATCGCTCACCTGCAAGGAACTCCCGAACCCGGAATTCCCAACGCCACAGAACCCTTCATCCTGTGTGCCGACGACCTCTCCCCCGCAGATACCGCCGAACTTGATCCCCACCTGTGTCAGGCAATCATCACGCAGCTTGGCGGACCAACATCACACACGTCAATCATTTCGCGTCAGCTGGGGATTCCCTGCATTGTTGCCGTGCGTCGTCTCGGTGAAATTGCCGAAGGCTCCTTCGTCCTCGTCGATGGGAAAGACGGCTCAATCACCGCCGATATCGACCACGACGCCGCCCGAGCTCGAGTAGCCGAAGACCGCGAGCGCGCCGAAAAGGTCGCACGATGGACAGGACCGGCAACAACCTCAGATGGTGTGCGCGTCCAGCTTCTGGCGAACGTCCAGGACGCTCCAACCTCGATCAACGCCGCGCACAGTGGGCTCGCCGAAGGTGTCGGTTTGCTCCGCACCGAACTTGCTTTTCTCAACGCCGCGATTGAGCCGAGCGTCGATGAGCAGACGGTGAGTTACGCCAACGCCATTGAACCGTGGAAAGGCTCCAAGGTTGTCTTCCGCACACTCGACGCAGGATCGGATAAGCCCGTGGCCTACGCGACCTTGCCCGAGGAACCGAATCCCGCTTTGGGTGTTCGGGGAATCCGCACGACCGGGCCCCACCCGAATGTTCTCCAGAATCAGCTTGACGCCATCAGTATTGCTGCGATGGCTCATCCTCAGACCGAGGTATGGATCATGGCGCCGATGGTGTCGACGATCCCCGAGGCTCGGTGGTTTGTCAGCCTGGTGCGTCAGCGCTGCGAAGAGTTCGGTGTCAATCTCAAAGCCGGAATCATGATCGAAGTTCCCGCAGCAGCTATCCTCATCGATCAGTTCGTGGACATCGTTGACTTTGTGTCGCTGGGAACGAATGACCTCACGCAGTACACGATGGCCTCGGATCGGCTTTCTCCAGATCTTGCCGAGTACGCCGATCCCTGGCAGCCGGCACCTTTGGCCCTCATTCGTCGAGTTGCCGAGGCCGGGGTTCGCCTGGGTAAGCCCGTTGGGGTATGTGGCGAGGCCGCCGCCGATCCGATGCTGGCGTGTGTGCTTGTCGGAATGGGTGTGACCTCGCTGTCGATGGCGTCAGGGGCGATTGCCGGTGTGGGCGCACAGATTGCTGAGGTGTCTGCGGATCAGTGTCGTGCCGCTGCGGATGCGGTTGTTGGGGCGGTAGATCCGGGCGAAGCGCGTCATCGTGCGCGTCTTGCCCTGGGACTGTGA